From Mya arenaria isolate MELC-2E11 chromosome 1, ASM2691426v1, a single genomic window includes:
- the LOC128225270 gene encoding putative nuclease HARBI1, translating to MEIDPNDVTEVVDAINQRVNNIKFPTTQADLASIKQKFYQVARMPNCIGAVDGTLIPIIAPRVREDIYVCRKGYHAINVQAVVTPDMRFTDVVAQWPGFTHDNTIFENCGLKAWVEANNVGWLIGDAGYALKPYMLTPKIRPTTQQENAFNLAHSRTRMVVERAFGLLKSRFRCLHKTGGFLQITPEKAAKVFVVCAKLHNMCIDDAVVFDGQVNVAPDNAPPYIGALDPNAQRDRRAIIARF from the exons ATGGAAATTGATCCAAATGATGTCACTGAG GTTGTAGACGCAATTAACCAGCGTGTCAACAACATCAAGTTCCCTACCACCCAGGCTGACTTGGCTTCtattaaacaaaagttttatcAGGTAGCAAGAATGCCAAATTGCATCGGAGCTGTAGATGGAACATTAATCCCCATCATAGCGCCAAGAGTGAGGGAAGATATATATGTGTGTAGAAAAGGATACCATGCAATTAACGTGCAGGCAGTAGTGACACCTGATATGAG ATTCACTGATGTGGTCGCTCAGTGGCCCGGGTTTACACACGACAACACCATATTTGAGAACTGTGGCCTGAAGGCATGGGTCGAGGCAAATAATGTTGGTTGGCTGATTGGTGACGCGGGTTATGCCCTGAAACCTTACATGCTCACACCAAAG ATCCGGCCTACGACCCAACAGGAAAATGCATTCAACTTGGCACACAGCCGTACCAGAATGGTAGTTGAAAGAGCGTTTGGTTTGTTGAAGTCGAGATTTcg ATGTCTTCATAAGACTGGAGGATTCCTCCAAATCACACCTGAGAAGGCAGCCAAAGTCTTTGTTGTTTGTGCTAAACTGCACAACATGTGTATAGATGATGCTGTCGTGTTTGATGGACAAGTCAATGTTGCCCCTGACAATGCACCACCTTACATTGGAGCACTTGACCCAAATGCGCAGAGGGACAGAAGAGCTATTATTGCAAGATTTTGA
- the LOC128225285 gene encoding uncharacterized protein LOC128225285 yields the protein MEPTAKQRRKVNWSRAEQDILKESYFELTSTLDNKFCPGLTHVDKDRAWKEIVERVNAQGVCERTLDECKKKISDIKTDVKRRERRRRQLSNVTGGGPAPKLEDWEDKMINLIGDSAIGGFAGVDTFLMKIESTYTNETSSIKPAATEPFEALAASEKPLPYIISVPSMPIGATLQESAPMAVTEDSGQIDKGRGADSIENLLVQQNQLLSEILQQQKITNELMINFYTLKA from the exons ATGGAGCCGACCGCAAAGCAGCGACGTAAGGTGAATTGGTCCAGGGCGgaacaagatattttaaaggAAAGTTACTTTGAGCTAACCTCAACATTAGACAATAAGTTCTGCCCTGGACTAACTCATGTTGATAAAGATCGGGCCTGGAAGGAAATAGTGGAGCG AGTGAATGCGCAAGGCGTTTGTGAGAGGACACTTGATGagtgcaagaaaaaaatcagtGACATAAAAACTGATGTGAAGAGACGAGAAAGGAGGAGGCGTCAGCTTTCAAATGTGACAGGGGGTGGGCCAGCTCCGAAATTGGAGGATTGGGAGGATAAg ATGATTAACCTGATTGGTGACTCAGCGATTGGAGGCTTTGCTGGTGTTGATACCTTCTTGATGAAGA ttgaatcaACCTACACCAATGAAACATCATCCATTAAACCTGCAGCCACTGAGCCGTTTGAAGCACTGGCAGCCTCTGAGAAACCATTGCCGTACATCATATCAGTACCATCAATGCCCATAGGTGCCACTCTTCAAGAAAG TGCACCAATGGCAGTGACAGAAGACAGCGGTCAAATAGACAAAGGCAGAG GTGCAGATAGCATTGAAAATCTTCTAGTTCAACAGAATCAGCTCCTCAGTGAAATACTCCAACAACAAAAAATTACTAATGAGTTAATGATAAATTTCTACACTTTGAAGGCATAA
- the LOC128225286 gene encoding uncharacterized protein LOC128225286: MADVDNEITGACMNNNELTPFKVVDLKRYLANRKLNVSGLKCELIERIKGAYRLSITDKRVLEERDREERERRATERFILPCGEGLPPPSTLKAWKSTIDLFPAVEEKDIYNYIVLKRDSKRQLKARTYYVDGHVQKVEVHLISEECSHCYVQASVLPSFPTADKRKSPEYQPWILLSKVTGCIHSAFCNCPAGEGECCNHIGALLYGLEDLTRKKTLAPTSKPCAWNNFSMLSAPRKRKLSPRKSEDLMFSKKKLYNVSVRKVSVNKNHELNSINGCTVNIDRFRQKLVGSKLNVGWLKNFEIETTENEPDLPVLHSVPFNYHDSVNLRDSSSKTVFLDHFDSLKQSAEEIQLTEILTRGQKSGKWQEARKERLTASNFGSICRRKESTEPDGLLRQMLYSNFTSKYTEYGIKHEKAAKRMYAKAMQTDHKGLAVKDSGLVVCADRPYLGASPDGLVFCSHCTESVGLVEIKCPASKKWRMQTPEECCEDNDFFCQLENGKVLLKETHKYYYQVQGQMGITGRKWCDFVVWTCVGLSIQRIAFCESFWLKMLCQLDRFCLESYIPELYAQRVKRGMSLFN; the protein is encoded by the exons ATGGCCGACGTAGACAATGAGATCACTGGGGCGTGTATGAATAACAATGAGTTGACACCATTTAAGGTCGTCGATTTGAAAAGATACCTTGCGAACCGGAAATTGAATGTATCAGGTCTTAAATGCGAATTGATTGAGAGGATAAAAGGCGCATATAGACTTTCTATAACTGACAAACGCGTGCTGGAGGAGAGAGATCGGGAAGAAAGAGAGAGAAGAGCAACCGAACGCTTTATCCTCCCATGTGGCGAGGGTCTTCCACCGCCATCAACACTGAAGGCATGGAAGTCCACTATTGATCTGTTTCCTGCTGTAGAGGAAAAGGATATATACAACTACATTGTACTGAAAAGAGACTCGAAACGTCAATTGAAGGCGAGGACTTATTATGTGGACGGACATGTACAGAAAGTTGAG GTCCATCTCATAAGCGAAGAGTGCAGCCACTGTTATGTTCAAGCTTCCGTGCTGCCATCATTTCCAACTGCAGACAAAAGAAAGTCACCAGAGTACCAACCCTGGATCCTTCTGTCGAAAGTGACTGGCTGCATACACTCCGCGTTCTGCAACTGTCCAGCTGG tGAAGGTGAATGCTGCAACCATATTGGTGCCCTGCTGTATGGACTTGAAGACCTGACGCGTAAAAAAACCCTTGCTCCAACATCCAAACCCTGTGCCTGGAACAACTTCAGCATGCTGTCTGCACCACGGAAACGTAAGCTGTCGCCTAGGAAATCTGAAGATCTTATGTTCTCAAAGAAGAAACTGTACAACGTGTCAGTACGTAaagtttctgtaaacaaaaaccATGAACTGAACTCTATCAATGGATGCACTGTTAACATTGACAGATTTAGGCAGAAACTGGTTGGTTCGAAGTTGAATGTAGGCTggttaaaaaactttgaaattgaaacaactgaaaatgaaccagatCTCCCTGTGTTACATTCTGTGCCATTCAACTACCATGATAGTGTAAACTTGAGGGACAGTTCTAGTAAGACAGTGTTTTTGGATCATTTTGACTCTTTGAAGCAAAGCGCTGAAGAAATTCAATTAACTGAAATCTTAACAAGGGGCCAAAAAAGTGGGAAATGGCAAGAGGCCAGAAAAGAACGCCTAACAGCTTCAAACTTTGGCAGCATCTGTCGTAGGAAAGAATCAACTGAACCTGACGGACTCCTGCGGCAGATGTTGTATTCCAATTTCACAAGCAAGTACACAGAATATGGAATTAAACATGAGAAGGCTGCAAAGAGAATGTATGCGAAAGCAATGCAAACTGACCACAAAGGACTAGCAGTTAAAgacagtggtctagttgtatgtGCCGACAGACCCTACCTTGGTGCCAGTCCAGATGGGCTTGTGTTCTGTTCACATTGTACAGAAAGTGTTGGTCTGGTTGAGATTAAGTGTCCTGCCTCTAAGAAATGGAGGATGCAAACGCCTGAGGAATGCTGTgaagacaatgattttttttgtcagttagaGAATGGCAAGGTGTTACTCAaggaaacacacaaatattactaCCAGGTCCAAGGGCAGATGGGAATCACCGGGAGGAAATGGTGTGATTTTGTAGTTTGGACATGTGTAGGTCTTTCTATACAGAGAATTGCATTTTGTGAatcattttggctgaaaatgttgtgtcAACTTGACAGATTTTGCCTTGAATCATACATTCCTGAACTGTACGCACAACGTGTTAAAAGGGGAATGAGTCTGTTCAATTGA
- the LOC128223647 gene encoding uncharacterized protein LOC128223647 translates to MRSFQWNEHRRLCSEHFVGFRGPSFQHTLPSMFPTETGATKTFQPTLLDEDVGDDDDGDTVNDDLDLELSNDDSIQPQLSFVSPSGHAIDTSVHLHDYCMGPVLQPQNQSFRCCDTQTENNCAVMEVQTEESFLGKTADFSSQTEHSTRDFGVQCQLPMLTYDDVKYNDDLVSFYTGIPNRVVFEALFDEIKDEAEVRTSRRKLNYKDSDGGRPRTLSVLDEFFMVLMRLRLGLLFEDLGTRFCISTSQCSDIVERWINYLHVQLSFLVQWPSREVVKNNMPEQFKEKYSNTRIIIDCTEIYSETSSSLSLKSLMYSDYKSHMTHKILVGISPNGVVTFVSDCWVGCTSDKKLTEKCGLLDLLEEGDAIMVDKGFTITDLTTPRGIHLIIPPFKQKGKQFSKREVLLTKDIASLRIHVERQMERIKNFRILHGNIPITQSRRISKVFKICTYLTNLWPPLVQ, encoded by the exons ATGAGATCGTTCCAGTGGAATGAACACAGACGATTGTGTAGTGAGCATTTTGTTGGCTTCAGAGGACCTTCATTCCAGCATACACTTCCATCTATGTTTCCAACTGAGACTGGTGCTACCAAAACCTTCCAGCcaacg CTCCTTGATGAAGAcgtaggtgatgatgatgatggtgatacggtCAATGACGATTTAGACCTAGAACTGTCAAATGATGATAGTATACAGCCACAACTGTCATTTGTATCCCCTTCCGGGCATGCCATTGATACCTCTGTCCACCTGCATGATTACTGCATGGGACCAGTACTACAGCCACAGAATCAGTCCTTTag atGTTGTGACACACAGACTGAGAACAACTGTGCAGTGATGGAAGTACAAACTGAAGAAAGTTTCCTGGGAAAAACAGCAGACTTCAGTTCACAAACAGAACATTCTACTAGAGACTTTGGTGTACAATGTCAGCTACCTATGCTCACATATGATGACGTAAAATACAATGACGATTTGGTCAGTTTTTACACCGGAATCCCTAATCGAGTTGTGTTTGAAGCtttgtttgatgaaatcaaGGATGAAGCTGAAGTGCGGACATCAAGGCGGAAACTTAACTATAAAGATTCAGATGGAGGACGGCCAAGAACTCTAAGTGTTCTGGATGAATTTTTCATGGTGCTGATGCGCCTACGTCTAGGTCTGTTATTTGAAGATCTAGGTACTAGGTTTTGCATATCCACTTCACAATGTAGTGACATTGTTGAAAGATGGATcaactatttacatgtacaattatcctTTCTTGTTCAATGGCCATCTCGTGAGGTAGTgaaaaataacatgcctgaacaatttaaagagaaatattctAACACTAGAATTATTATCGACTGCACTGAAATTTACAGTGAAACATCCAGTTctctttctttgaaaagtttaatgtaCAGTGATTACAAGTCTCACATGACTCATAAGATTTTGGTGGGTATAAGCCCAAATGGTGTTGTAACTTTTGTTTCTGACTGTTGGGTGGGCTGTACCAGTGACAAGAAACTCACAGAAAAATGTGGACTCTTGGACTTGCTTGAAGAAGGAGACGCCATAATGGTTGATAAGGGTTTCACTATTACAGACCTTACTACTCCAAGAGGCATTCATCTCATTATTCCACCATTTAAacagaaaggaaaacaattctCTAAACGTGAGGTTCTCCTTACAAAAGATATTGCAAGTTTACGAATACATGTTGAAAGGCAAATGGAGAGAATCAAGAACTTTCGAATATTGCATGGCAATATTCCTATAACACAGTCAAGGAGAATTTCtaaagtgttcaaaatatgcacatatttgacaAATCTATGGCCACCACTTGTTCAATAA
- the LOC128225302 gene encoding uncharacterized protein LOC128225302 — translation MVWVPAHVGLKGNEVVDGLAKEGLRRVEVNDPVPLAPTEVYSLARRHVINEWRSARTPKTYINTFDRTSVSLQPPNKYSNFFRIDKCITRLRLGTSLLPGSAGKYILKSDPNCARCGVTCDTSHILLHCDTYRGQRAELRAALTFSGLDYNINNILNPSKAAQRSVFRSLAKFLVDCQITDKI, via the coding sequence ATGGTATGGGTCCCAGCTCATGTCGGCCTGAAGGGGAATGAAGTGGTTGACGGGCTTGCAAAGGAGGGCCTCAGGCGTGTGGAGGTGAATGATCCGGTCCCTCTTGCACCCACAGAGGTCTATTCACTAGCCCGCCGGCACGTCATAAATGAATGGCGGTCGGCGAGGACAcctaaaacatacattaatacatttgataGGACCTCTGTGAGTCTCCAGCCTCCAAATAAATATTCTAATTTCTTTAGAATTGATAAATGCATAACGAGGCTGAGACTGGGCACATCACTTCTCCCAGGAAGTGCTGGGAAATATATTCTCAAAAGTGATCCGAACTGTGCTCGGTGTGGAGTGACCTGTGACACTTCCCACATTCTGTTACACTGTGACACTTACAGGGGACAGAGGGCAGAACTTAGGGCAGCCCTAACTTTTTCTGGTTTggattataatataaacaatattctaaACCCCAGCAAGGCTGCCCAGAGGTCTGTCTTCAGGTCACTTGCCAAATTCCTGGTTGACTGCCAGATAACCGACAAAATTTAG